In Trifolium pratense cultivar HEN17-A07 linkage group LG7, ARS_RC_1.1, whole genome shotgun sequence, a genomic segment contains:
- the LOC123897451 gene encoding uncharacterized protein LOC123897451 isoform X3 has translation MVCSLEMLGHTDRLSEELLSSKDQILADPVSELGDDEEENCSEEILYSVSFEELASNSIKYDTVIWLSISLLLVLAWGIGLLMLLYLPFRRYVLRKDLSSRRLYVTHTEIVYKVSRPSFIPFWGTITIESCVPLFLVIDIIIEQGCFQSIYGVHTFRVESIAHGKAAPVDELQVQGISEPDLLRKVIITEASKISKDLSKSWKPIAPSIDVENMARMPATTEGPVVLRSPSRSHKIIGSPHSSSVERRIAGGLLLNKLGEVNKSVKVFISS, from the exons ATGGTTTGTAGTTTAGAGATGCTGGGTCACACTGATCGACTATCAGAAGAATTGCTATCATCAAAGGATCAAATACTTGCAGATCCCGTGTCTGAATTAGGCGACGATGAAGAggaaaattgttcagaagagATACTTTACTCAGTTTCTTTTGAAGAACTTGCAAGCAATAGTATTAAATATGATACAGTCATATGGCTTTCAATATCGTTACTGTTGGTTTTAGCTTGGGGAATTGGTCTTTTAATGTTGCTCTACCTTCCCTTTAGGAGATATGTACTTCGTAAGGATTTGTCTTCTCGCAGATTATATGTTACACATACTGAAATAGTTTACAAG GTGTCAAGGCCTTCATTTATACCATTTTGGGGGACCATAACGATTGAGAGTTGTGTACCTCTTTTTTTGGTGATCGATATTATTATCGAACAAG GTTGTTTTCAGTCTATATATGGTGTCCACACTTTTCGAGTTGAAAGTATTGCTCATGGAAAAGCTGCTCCTGTAGATGAACTACAAGTTCAAGGAATTTCTGAGCCTGATCTTTTGAGAAAG GTGATCATAACAGAAGCTTCAAAGATCTCAAAAGATTTAAGTAAAAGTTGGAAGCCTATTGCTCCAAGCATAGACGTAGAAAACATGGCTCGTATGCCCGCAACAACTGAGGGACCAGTTGTCTTAAGATCACCATCAAGAAGTCATAAG ATTATAGGCTCACCACATTCTTCTTCAGTAGAGCG